In the genome of Lysobacter sp. 5GHs7-4, the window CGCGCGCTGGCGCGTGGAAGCCGCCGCGCACGGCATCGACGCCAGCAAGGCCGACTTCTATCCGACCGTGAACCTCAGCGCCATGATCGGCCTGGCATCGGGCGGCCTGTCCGACCTGTTCTCCAGCGACGCCTTGCTGCTGCAGGGCGGCCCGGCGATCAGCATGCCGATCTTCGACGGCGGCCGCCTGCGCAACCAACTGGCTAAGAGCGACGCCGACTACGACCTGGCCGTGGCCAACTACAACCAGAGCCTGGTCGGAGCGTTGCGCGAAGTCGCCGACGCCTTGCAGGCCGCGCGTTCGCTGGATGCGCAGCTGGTATCGGCGCAACAGGCGCGCGACGCCGCGCAGGCGGCCTGGCAGCTGGCCACGGCGCGCTACCGCGGCGGCCTGGGCACCCAACTCGACGTGCTGTCCGCGCAGCGCCCGCTGCTGCAGCTGGACCAACAGATCACCGCGCTGCGCGCGCAGCGCCTGAGCGCCTCGATCGACCTCGATCGCGCGCTCGGCGGCGGGCTCGTGCTGGCCGCTCCCACTACCGAAGTTTCCAACTCCGACATCGCCAAGGCCTCCACGCCATGACCACCGAAATCAATCCGCAAGCCGCGGCTCCGGCCGCGCCGACCAACGGCAAGCGCCGCAAGTTCCTGCTCCTCCTGCTGGCCGTGGTGGTGATCGCCGCGATCGCATGGACGGCGTGGTACCTGTTGGTCGCGCGCTGGCATCAGGACACCGACGACGCCTACGTGCAGGGCAACGTCGTCAGCATCACGCCGCAATCGATCGGCACCGTGGTCAGCATCGGCGCCGACGACGGCATGAAAGTCGAGGCCGGCCAGGTGCTGGTGCAGCTCGATCCCAACGACGCCCAGGTCGCCTACGAACAGGCGGTGGCCAACCTCGCCAACACGGTGCGCCAAGTGCGCGGCCTGTACAGCGCGGTCGATGCCGGCCAGGCCGACCTGAGCGCGCGCGAAGTCGCCGTGCAGAAGGCGCGCGCCGACGTGAAGCGCCGCGAAGGCCTGGTCGCCAGCGGCGCGGTCTCGGCCGAGGAACTGGCGCATGCGCGCGACGAACTCGCCGCCGCCGAAGCCTCGCTGTCGTCCTCGCGCGGCACGCTGTCGCGCAACCGCGCGCTGGTCGACGCCACCACCCTGGGCAAGCAGCCGCAGGTCGCCGCCGCCGCCGCGCAGCTGCGCCAGGCCTACCTCAACCTGCAACGCGCGGCGATCGTCGCGCCGGTCTCGGGCTACGTCGCCAAGCGCAACGTGCAGCTGGGCCAGCGCGTGCAGCCGGGCGCCACGCTGATGACCATCGTGCCGCTGGAACAGGTCTGGGTGGACGCCAACTTCAAGGAAACCCAGCTCAACAACATGCGCATCGGCCAGCCGGTGGAACTGCATTCGGATCTTTACGGCAGCGACATCGCCTTCGACGGCAAGGTCGCCGCGATCGGCATGGGCACCGGCAGCGCGTTCGCCCTGCTGCCGGCGCAGAACGCCAGCGGCAACTGGATCAAGATCGTGCAGCGCGTGCCGGTGC includes:
- a CDS encoding efflux RND transporter periplasmic adaptor subunit, which produces MTTEINPQAAAPAAPTNGKRRKFLLLLLAVVVIAAIAWTAWYLLVARWHQDTDDAYVQGNVVSITPQSIGTVVSIGADDGMKVEAGQVLVQLDPNDAQVAYEQAVANLANTVRQVRGLYSAVDAGQADLSAREVAVQKARADVKRREGLVASGAVSAEELAHARDELAAAEASLSSSRGTLSRNRALVDATTLGKQPQVAAAAAQLRQAYLNLQRAAIVAPVSGYVAKRNVQLGQRVQPGATLMTIVPLEQVWVDANFKETQLNNMRIGQPVELHSDLYGSDIAFDGKVAAIGMGTGSAFALLPAQNASGNWIKIVQRVPVRIEVDRKQVAEHPLRLGLSMHVDVNIRGQDGAMLAQAAPAKPVLTTDAYAKQLADADALIEKIVNENLPNRHG